CTGCGTGACCCCGCCCACCGCCTGGGGATTGGCTGACGGAAGTCTCCATCACTTCCCAAACTCCCTCGTGTCAGGAAATCTGTCCTCACCCGCACCATCGTTATGTACACAAAGTATAATATCATCTGAAATTGTAACAAAAGTTATGGTACTCATGCGTAATTTGTCCATATAGTGTTTTGTATGATTATATTACGTTGTTTGATATattattgaattgtttttataaacTCACCTGTAAACAGCACTTAAATCTTAGCTGGTCATGGTGGAGCTAATTTCAACTACTTTGTGTGATGGACTTTCTTAGTCATTATTAATTAGTTATTAGGTCCTTTTCTTAAATAATAAGTGAAAATATGTCAGTCTGGTAGTTAGATTATTTAAATACTTCCAATAGAAATCAACTTTCCAGACATTTGAGAAATCTAAGAATAAGGGATTCCTCCCtgagaaataagaaaacaaaatgagacgtaaatctacaaaataaatattcacttttacccCTTTTTAAGGATTCAATAACATGCAAAAACTACCTGGTAATGTGAAGATTTGTACTGTGTGCAGTATGTAAAAAGATCACCACTTATTCCAGTCAGAtaactgtaatataatatatttccctctaagatgtagtagagtagaagaataaagtagcagaaacGTGTAAAAATGCAATGTTTGGATtataagaatatgaattattgCTATAAATCGCATGTGATTCATTTAATTGTGACCTATATTCATAAATCAAAATGTACCAAACCCGTCTAATCTGATTACTGTATCTGTTTCAAACAATGATTTCATCTTTAAATGACTAAGCCATTGGAAATATGTTTAAACATATAACAAATGTaagatttacaaaatgttttgtatttcctCTGACACGTGTTTGTATAGACAAGTTCATTGATGCTgccatatttatattttatccTTTCCCCTGTAACACACGTTCACTTGTGGACCAGAGTAAGTCATTCTGTTGTTAGTCTCTTAGACAGTACATGCAATATTTTATCCTGTAAACAATTTATGGATAATTAATATTGTCCCGCATGGATTTGATTGTCTAGAGattgtctgtttttttaaagaacttcCTCTGGGTCTCATccaattatttaaatgtcaccTGTCAGATGGATGCATGTTAGTATTCATTTCAAGTCAAGTCACAGAGAAAAActatttctcttttgtttcagGGAAAGAATAAAGCGACACCTACAGGAGAATATGTTTTCACAACCTATAAAATGAAGGAACCCCACTTAAAACtccacatatactgtatacatataatTAATCTTTCTTATTTGTGaatgataaaaaataagacCATTTCCTGTCATATATACTGAAGCCCActaccactttttttttttaccagtaaGAATATTGTAAAcgtttgattttgtttatttgttttcaaaaatgtaCTCCATATTCTCCACATGCAACCCTAACACAtctatataatgatatatttttgtattacctgtttgtttgtatttatcctataaaaaaaatgaataattataatcatgtaaaataatacaaagaatTTGCAATCTTTCTGACAAAGTCTTAGTCTCActaatgatttcctataaaacTTTACTGAGGTTCACTTTACAGCCGATTaagttttgttctcttttttatAATTGGCTTAATTTGAACTAAATGTAGTATgtttatcttgttttatttgagaTAAAAACTGACACTCTCATGAGGGACAACATGTTCACACATAAGCTGACAATCATTGGTGATTCAGTTGCTAAATATTGTGTGCGGAAATAGATGAACCAGTAACTGGACTTTGTCACACTGCTTCTTCATTGAAGGATTACTGATTACTCCTTTATTTCTTATGTTAATATGGTACTTGACCTTATTTGTAGaccaaaatgtgtgtttcaaaAACCGCTTGCCAAAATGTAATGACTAACTGCCAGCTCCTGCTTTCTTACTGTTTCACTTTCAGACACCTGTGTCCATCCCTCGCCACTAGAGACGCAGGCAAGATATCCTGTCTGTAAATCATCTCGATGAAACACATGTCCACGGTGTAATTTGCCTGCCTGGGGccattttatttcttctcattGTCTTGAATCTGCTAAAAGACTGTATACATATCTTAAACCTCCAAATGTCAGTCTTGCAGATTATGGCTCTTCTCAGCGGCCTAGCTGGGCTGGGAGCCACGATTGCTGCCACAGTGTCCAACGAATGGAGGGCCACCAGCCGGGCATCCTCAGTCATCACAGCGACCTGGGTGCTCCAGGGTCTGTGGAACAACTGTGCTGGAAATGCCATTGGAGGTCTACACTGCAGACCACATCATACTATCCTTCAGCTGGAAGGTAAGCTAAGAGGGTCGGTGTTTCACAGAGACCACATGACAGTATCTGTCTGTTCTCACACTGATGCATTTCTTTGTTAATAAAGCGATTAGAAGCACATTTAGTGCGTGAACATGTGTGTGCCTATGTACTACGTTATGCCAAGAGGTGGTGCTTTCTGAAATCTtcataacacgtaataacatagTGTAACCTTAAAATTCCTCACCACAGAAATGAATGTATCTCCTTGGTTTTGTGAGTATGTAGGTGACGTATCAAGAACTATTAAACTGCTTTCAAAGTTCTTTCAAAGCTCAATCTTAGCAGAGTAAATTCaatgtatattttttacatttattttcaggtgtttaataaataaactagtttttgaaaatacaatTGAAGGTGACTGGGAAATAAACTGTTTTAAGTTTTAGATGATGTGATTTGCAAAGAAATCTTTATTTTGAGGTCCATTTTTAAGTATCCTTTGTACGGGATACAGTCTGACAGCgttttgtcagtttgtcagtgaaataatcagattatcttttctttttatgcccagattttcattttaaatctcaGATTGTGCCACTTTTCAGACATCTGtttcaaaaaagaagaaaaaaatcccTCTTTTGTTTAAATTGTACCTTTTTCCATAACAACATTTTATCAATATCTTTTATTGGTCATTGTTGATATAATCTCAAATGACTCGACAAATATTGTTACAGCAAAAAATCTAATTCATGCTGAAAAAATTAGTAAATAATGATTTCTGCTCCAGATTATGACTCACGGGTTAACTGTTGCAAATGTGTAATCCTTTTTGGTAATGTGAAGACGAGTGTGTCTGTATCAGTTTAGAGGAAGTGTTCAAATACCTGTCGTAGGCAGCAATGGGGCCAGTAAGGGAGAATATAAtccattcaattaaaaaaagaaattcaatttGCTGAACATATTTCAACTCACATTGTTTACAACTGAATTGGaagataaaatacaatacatttttaaaaaatctatAAATTCACCCAATCGAGGAAGATTTAGAATTATGTTATGttaacaaaatgtattaaaaagagAATAATTACGGAGTGCATTGAGATTCTCAGCTCCATCTGTGTTTATAGAAACGTTATCTACTATATAGACTACAACCACCAGGTGGCGATCTATTTCATATCACAAAAGCTTCATGAATTCCCTTTTTGCCTCATTTCCCTCTTGTTTGCTTTTTATCTGTGACATCCCAAATATATTTTCAGTTACACTTTTCTTAATTGAttaacacatttctctgtaatGTAACTGAAAGTTTCATCCACATGCTGTGACATCAGAGTCAGTGACATGCTGTTAATAAGTTATCTAAATCCTGCTATTTTAAGTCTttcaggaagtcactgcacTCTTGTTGTGTATTAATTATAGGTGGCAGTGCAAGGTGAAAGGCAGAAGGTGACACATTCACTGTACTGTATCCTACCTAAaagtatttataataattatgattgaattatatattatgtattcgGTTGTGctgaatgagtacttttacttttggtaatttaagtatattttgatgctaaaacTTCTGTACTTCTGtaagattttaaatgcaaactttacttgtaacagagtaatGTACGTTTACTTCATCACCTCTGCTCAAAAtgggcacacacaaacacagagcaaaTAATTAATTGTGCATGCCTAAAGTGGCTTTAATTTTAAACGTCATCATCACGACTGAGTCACAGTGACGTGTACTGGATGATAATAGTCTATTGGCCACTTGTTCATGTTTAAGGCCAAACTCCTCCCTGCAGAATATAACAGTCCACAACACATTGACTATCAATCACAACCTATCCATTGCACTTACTACTGCAGAGCATAGCTACATTTTCAACAAGCTTTACGAGCTAGGGAACCATTAATCAATTTCAAGTCTCACCAACGTAATTGGCAGTTAGTGTGGAGGAGTCCTCTCTGCAGAATGAGCAGCATGTTTCAGGAGATCTTGGCCTTTATTGTAAGCACTTCAGGGTGGGTGCTGGTGTCTTCCACCTTGCCGACAGACTACTGGAAGGTAGCTTCACTTGATGGAACAGTCATCACCACAGCTACCTACTGGTCGAATCTGTGGAAGACCTGCGTCACCGATTCAACTGGAATCTCCAACTGCAAAGACTTTCCCTCGATGCTGGCACTGGATGGTCTGAGCTTTTCCCCTTATCGGATTCTTGTTTTATTGGTCAATTATGTcaaatttattttctgttttccgTGCCTTATAAGtgttcaacctcagctcctagTCATAGAAGTTCATTGCTACTCAGGGCTAATAGATACCCTAAGGCTTATTGGAAGTCTTCAAGGAACAACTCATTTACCTCCAAATATGTCAATGTTTAGCCTCGTTCTAGCAGCTTGAAAGCTATGAAGGGGATTTACGAGGAACCTCAGGCGGCTTTTCCCCACGGCTGACTAGTTTCAGGGGTTAACTTCAAAGGTAATATTTGCCTCAAAATCACATCTTAATGGGACGTTTGTGATCGACACTATCACAAAGTGCCTGAAAACAACGAGGGTTACTTGTGACAAATTGTATTTCTTGCTTTATGTATGAATTGTTCACAAGGTCACTAACCCATTGACCTTGCGGTGTGCAGGTGTGAAAGTACAAGGAATGCAAAACCACAGAATGGAGCCACAGAACGTAACACTCTTTTGATTGCATATAAGTTGACCTCTATTTTATGTGTGCAGGCTATATCCAAGCATGCAGGGGATTGATGATTGCAGCCGTCTGTATGGGATTTTTTGGTTCCACATTTGCCCTTGTTGGAATGAAATGCACCAAAATCGGAGgaactgacaaaaacaaagccaGGATTGCCTGCTTTGCTGGTGTAAGCTTCCTTCTTAGTGGTAAGTATAATGGGAAAGTCTAtgaaaaaatgtatgtttttctttgtgataTGATTAagattcccttttttttttcttgttcttctcaGGCATCTGCTCCCTTTCTTCGTGCTCCCTCTATGCACACCGGATTACAACAGAGTTTTTTGACCCAATGTTTGTAGCACAGAAGTAAGAATCCTCTGACACCCAGTGAGTGTTTTAATGTGACTCAAACAATTCAGAAAAATGATCATGAAGCATCAGTCCTTGTCTGTAGGTATGAACTTGGAGCTGCGCTTTTTATCGGCTGGTCAGGATCTATTCTCTGTATCCTCGGAGGCAGCATGCTCTGCTTCTCCATCGCAGGTTCTTTTACCAAAAGGTTAGTTTGAGTAACACAAACCATGTTtacattatacaatatatatgtacGATTGAATTATAGGTGTTTGACTTGTGAAGATGAATctattttatgtctctttacAGCCACAGTCAGGCAAACTATATCTACAAAGGTGGTGCCTCACATTCTCATATCTCCTCCTACCCCAGAGGGCAGGCGAAGTCTGTAA
This portion of the Cottoperca gobio chromosome 21, fCotGob3.1, whole genome shotgun sequence genome encodes:
- the LOC115026567 gene encoding claudin-10-like codes for the protein MSVLQIMALLSGLAGLGATIAATVSNEWRATSRASSVITATWVLQGLWNNCAGNAIGGLHCRPHHTILQLEGYIQACRGLMIAAVCMGFFGSTFALVGMKCTKIGGTDKNKARIACFAGVSFLLSGICSLSSCSLYAHRITTEFFDPMFVAQKYELGAALFIGWSGSILCILGGSMLCFSIAGSFTKSHSQANYIYKGGASHSHISSYPRGQAKSVNQRPPPDYSNSSRTLHFDKNVYV